Proteins encoded within one genomic window of Dyadobacter chenhuakuii:
- a CDS encoding helix-turn-helix domain-containing protein, with amino-acid sequence MKTYPSNITKTTYREEETTFDGLVQRLVEKALLNVSEPLIETVVERVITRKIADDTEHPMEIEEAALLVKKSKQTVYAYCSQGKIPFHKSGSRNIFFRKELIEWLRSNR; translated from the coding sequence ATGAAAACTTACCCATCAAACATTACCAAAACCACCTACCGGGAGGAAGAGACGACATTTGACGGCCTTGTCCAGAGACTTGTCGAGAAAGCACTGCTAAATGTATCCGAGCCGCTGATCGAGACAGTCGTAGAGCGCGTGATCACCAGAAAGATAGCCGACGATACCGAACACCCCATGGAGATCGAGGAAGCCGCATTGCTGGTGAAAAAATCAAAGCAGACGGTCTATGCCTACTGCTCACAAGGCAAGATCCCCTTTCACAAAAGTGGCAGCCGAAACATTTTCTTCCGCAAAGAGCTGATCGAATGGCTCCGGTCAAACCGCTAA
- a CDS encoding primase-helicase family protein: protein MKAKHEQYIATAITRTGYVRIGTSYYKLVDRPNLDGSFESKLSLWSVECIKADYGRDFVSEIPKLHGFCLFPDHFGFQQVVGKFYNLYHPFEHEAKAGKCETCQEFVRHIFGDQYELGLDYLTLLLKNPLQKLPILCLVSRERSTGKTTFLNFLKSIFGRNMTVNTNEEFSSNFNDDWVSALIIAIDETFLERKQDSERIKNLSTALKYKSEAKGKDRNEVEFFGKFVLCSNNEDSFVFIEPGETRYWVRKIEPFAKENIRLLTELHSEIPAFLDFLLNRPLWSTNQSRMWFDVKQIQTPALKKLIKRNRSRVELELIEALQYVMDARDLSKLCFCTADALNWLATRGMRGIDSTQIKRVLQTEWGLKPSPNSNAYTRYTLLSDSSVFESQHRGRYYQIDQDQLDKLMI from the coding sequence ATGAAAGCCAAACACGAGCAATATATTGCCACTGCAATAACAAGGACGGGATACGTCCGGATTGGGACCAGCTATTACAAACTGGTTGACCGTCCAAACCTGGACGGGTCATTTGAAAGTAAATTGTCCCTTTGGTCAGTCGAATGCATCAAAGCCGATTATGGGAGGGATTTCGTTTCAGAGATCCCCAAGCTGCACGGTTTCTGCCTGTTCCCCGATCATTTCGGTTTCCAACAGGTCGTCGGTAAGTTTTATAACCTTTACCACCCCTTTGAACATGAGGCTAAGGCAGGAAAATGTGAAACATGTCAAGAATTCGTGAGGCATATCTTCGGGGACCAGTACGAACTTGGGCTTGACTACCTGACGTTGCTTTTGAAAAATCCCCTTCAGAAGCTGCCCATCCTTTGTCTGGTCAGCAGGGAACGGAGCACGGGAAAAACAACCTTCCTTAATTTTCTTAAATCGATTTTCGGCCGGAATATGACCGTTAACACCAATGAAGAATTCAGCTCGAACTTCAATGATGACTGGGTATCGGCATTGATCATTGCGATCGACGAGACGTTCCTGGAACGAAAGCAGGATAGTGAAAGGATCAAAAACCTGAGTACGGCGCTTAAATACAAGTCTGAGGCAAAGGGCAAGGACCGCAACGAAGTGGAGTTCTTTGGTAAGTTCGTGCTTTGTTCCAATAATGAGGACAGTTTCGTCTTCATCGAGCCTGGTGAGACCCGGTACTGGGTCAGAAAAATCGAGCCTTTTGCAAAAGAAAACATCCGCTTGCTAACCGAGTTGCACTCAGAAATCCCGGCATTTCTGGATTTCTTGCTCAATCGCCCGCTTTGGAGCACCAACCAGTCCAGGATGTGGTTTGATGTGAAACAGATCCAAACACCTGCGCTCAAAAAGCTGATCAAACGCAACCGCAGCAGGGTCGAGCTTGAATTGATAGAGGCGCTTCAATACGTGATGGATGCCAGAGATCTTTCGAAGTTATGTTTTTGCACAGCTGACGCATTGAACTGGCTTGCCACGCGCGGGATGCGTGGTATCGATTCTACACAGATCAAGCGTGTATTGCAGACCGAGTGGGGCTTAAAACCAAGCCCTAATTCGAATGCCTATACCAGGTACACCCTACTTTCTGATAGCAGTGTCTTTGAAAGCCAGCACCGTGGGCGCTACTATCAAATTGACCAGGACCAGCTTGATAAACTGATGATTTGA
- a CDS encoding toprim domain-containing protein, producing MTCEQAREISIVELLQNCNIHPQYVRGQDYWYLSPLRDEKTPSFKVNAKLNLYYDHGSGQGGDIIDLGRQIFRCDTKALLKKFGSEHFLFHPQQSVERNAHIDRNVTPETKQPVIQITNTKDLGSNVAISQYLQNRGIDLSIAMEYCKEVYYQVGDKSYYAAGFENRSGGFELRSLHFKGSSSPKDITHINSGHKSVCVLEGFMDFLSLLTLRKHTPVQSDFLVLNSVSLADRSLKILKDYRTAFIYPDRDEAGKKLLGKYQDAGLKCVDASGIYHNHKDLNELLMASKSPEKQIKKQQTFKKSGGLHL from the coding sequence ATGACTTGTGAACAAGCCAGGGAGATTTCCATTGTCGAACTCCTGCAAAACTGCAACATCCATCCGCAATACGTCAGGGGCCAGGACTATTGGTACCTCTCCCCTTTGCGTGATGAGAAGACGCCATCATTCAAGGTCAATGCAAAATTGAACCTATACTATGACCACGGCAGCGGCCAGGGAGGCGATATCATAGACTTGGGCCGTCAGATTTTCCGGTGCGATACTAAAGCATTGCTGAAAAAATTTGGGTCTGAACATTTTTTGTTTCACCCGCAACAGTCCGTTGAACGGAATGCGCATATAGATAGGAACGTTACGCCTGAAACCAAACAACCGGTAATCCAGATAACAAACACAAAGGATTTGGGTAGTAACGTTGCTATCAGCCAATACCTGCAAAATCGCGGCATTGACCTCTCTATTGCCATGGAATATTGCAAGGAAGTCTACTATCAGGTTGGAGACAAAAGCTACTATGCGGCGGGATTCGAGAATCGCTCAGGAGGTTTTGAGCTCAGAAGCCTACACTTCAAAGGCTCATCATCCCCAAAGGACATTACCCATATCAATAGCGGGCACAAGTCAGTGTGTGTATTGGAAGGCTTCATGGATTTCCTTTCCCTTTTAACACTGCGAAAACACACGCCGGTCCAAAGCGATTTTCTGGTGCTCAATTCCGTCAGTCTGGCAGACCGGAGCCTGAAAATTCTCAAAGATTACCGGACCGCTTTCATTTATCCAGACCGGGACGAAGCAGGAAAAAAGCTATTAGGAAAATATCAGGATGCGGGACTAAAGTGCGTGGACGCCTCGGGTATTTATCATAACCACAAGGATCTCAACGAGCTTTTAATGGCAAGCAAATCGCCCGAAAAGCAGATCAAAAAACAGCAGACTTTCAAAAAGTCTGGCGGGCTGCATTTGTAA
- a CDS encoding MobC family plasmid mobilization relaxosome protein, with protein MEKTEIKDRRPYNPKGGRPPKKVKRQSQLMVRLTETERFLIEEKARDAGMRPSAWMRQAAKKAKVLARLKPDDLRHLRTLTGVANNLNQLTHLAHKEGLTFIRQSCKELLSQIDAILKKLGSDDR; from the coding sequence ATGGAAAAGACAGAAATCAAAGACCGAAGGCCCTACAATCCCAAAGGCGGCAGGCCTCCTAAAAAGGTAAAAAGGCAGAGCCAGCTGATGGTTAGGCTGACAGAAACCGAGCGTTTTCTGATCGAAGAAAAAGCAAGGGATGCGGGCATGAGACCAAGCGCCTGGATGCGGCAAGCTGCCAAGAAAGCAAAAGTTTTAGCCAGGCTCAAACCCGATGACCTTAGGCACCTGAGGACACTGACAGGCGTGGCTAATAACTTGAACCAGCTCACGCACCTTGCCCATAAGGAAGGATTGACATTCATCCGGCAATCTTGCAAAGAGCTGCTTTCACAAATCGATGCAATCCTGAAAAAGCTTGGTAGCGATGATCGGTAA
- a CDS encoding relaxase/mobilization nuclease domain-containing protein, which translates to MIGKVTIGSSFGGVIRYAMEKQGASLLLAEGVRTNEVRSVIDDFNMQRKLNPDLTKAVGHISLSWSKEDAARLSPETMKQRALEYMEKMKITGTQFILVEHQDKYHPHLHIIYNRVNNEGKTISDRFQKERNHKVCEEITLKYGYYFGKGKQQVNRQQLKGADEVRYELYDTIKAASATAGSWNELRAKLERQGIQTIFKYKSGTSEIQGVSFAKGDLQFKGSKIDRSLSFGKLDALLRHNQKLMMSQQFRMQPQYPPDYSQERFRLVTLPQQIPDDRILDDLLRPVQQFDQQSLNPSKKKKRKKYLGQSL; encoded by the coding sequence ATGATCGGTAAGGTAACGATTGGCAGCAGCTTCGGCGGCGTAATCCGGTATGCGATGGAAAAGCAGGGGGCGAGTCTGCTGCTAGCCGAAGGTGTGAGAACAAATGAAGTTCGCTCCGTGATTGATGATTTCAATATGCAGAGAAAACTGAACCCTGACCTGACAAAGGCAGTCGGGCATATCTCGCTTAGTTGGAGCAAGGAAGATGCAGCCAGACTATCACCTGAGACCATGAAGCAGCGTGCATTGGAGTACATGGAAAAAATGAAGATCACCGGCACGCAGTTTATCCTGGTCGAGCACCAGGATAAATATCATCCCCATCTGCATATCATCTACAACCGGGTGAACAATGAAGGCAAGACGATCTCAGACCGGTTTCAAAAAGAAAGAAACCACAAAGTATGCGAAGAGATCACCCTCAAATACGGCTATTATTTTGGGAAGGGAAAACAGCAGGTTAACCGGCAGCAGCTTAAAGGTGCAGACGAAGTCAGGTATGAATTGTATGATACAATCAAGGCAGCAAGCGCAACCGCTGGCAGTTGGAATGAATTGCGCGCCAAGCTGGAAAGGCAAGGCATCCAGACCATCTTTAAATACAAATCTGGCACAAGTGAGATTCAGGGTGTCAGCTTCGCCAAAGGCGATTTGCAATTCAAAGGATCAAAGATCGACCGTAGCCTGAGCTTTGGCAAGCTGGACGCACTACTCCGGCATAACCAGAAACTGATGATGTCGCAGCAGTTTCGGATGCAGCCCCAATATCCACCTGACTACTCACAAGAAAGATTCCGGCTTGTAACCCTCCCCCAGCAGATCCCGGACGATCGAATACTGGATGACTTGCTACGACCTGTCCAGCAATTTGACCAGCAGAGTTTGAATCCATCAAAAAAGAAAAAACGTAAAAAATACTTAGGACAAAGCTTATGA
- a CDS encoding IS1182 family transposase, translating to MNFQLSERIPKDNFYRRLKETLDLQFLYNDTRELYGKTGNPSIDPVVFFKLMLTGYLENITSDRRLMEHCSMRMDILYFLGYDIDEQLPWHSTISRTRQLYPAAVFESLFNKVFTLCVDKGMVSGHTQAMDSAPIKANASMESLELKKPFQSIERHFEVVDSENNQQTQVKISSSVGLITAPQHHLNRVKYNHDKLRKNPVGAAGAAHEKAQLYSNKTHYSPNDPDARISVKPGKARKLNYHCSMSVDTAEGVISHIQADFADGRDSQYLPDMTVKVQSRLRENELHMTDLLADAGYSNGPNYEFLELKNITGWIPPFGMYKAEREGFAYDKEKDEFTCTMGKTISFKRFDRNADGRLQKSYRASRKDCIPCVLKESCTPNLPCKRIQTTAYDEPYRRAHDRQQSKRGHRMKKLRQSTVEPVFGSLVYHYGLKKLM from the coding sequence ATGAACTTCCAGTTATCCGAGCGGATTCCAAAGGATAATTTTTACAGGAGGCTCAAAGAGACGCTCGATTTACAGTTTCTATACAACGACACGCGCGAGCTGTACGGCAAAACCGGTAATCCTTCAATCGATCCGGTTGTGTTCTTCAAATTGATGCTGACTGGATATCTGGAAAACATCACATCTGATCGTCGCTTGATGGAGCACTGTTCTATGCGAATGGATATTCTTTACTTTTTGGGATATGACATAGATGAACAGCTGCCTTGGCATTCCACAATCAGTCGCACGCGCCAGTTGTATCCTGCAGCGGTTTTCGAGAGCTTATTTAATAAGGTCTTTACCTTGTGTGTTGATAAAGGCATGGTCAGTGGCCATACTCAGGCAATGGACTCAGCTCCCATTAAGGCAAATGCTTCAATGGAAAGCCTCGAACTCAAAAAGCCATTTCAATCTATTGAAAGGCATTTTGAGGTTGTAGATTCAGAAAACAACCAGCAAACACAGGTCAAAATATCGAGTTCCGTTGGGTTGATTACCGCGCCCCAGCATCATTTGAACCGGGTTAAGTATAACCATGACAAACTGAGAAAGAATCCGGTCGGTGCCGCTGGCGCTGCACACGAAAAAGCTCAACTATATAGCAACAAAACGCATTACAGCCCTAATGATCCGGATGCCCGTATTTCAGTAAAACCTGGCAAAGCCAGAAAGCTCAATTATCATTGCAGCATGTCCGTGGATACTGCCGAAGGTGTCATTAGCCATATTCAGGCTGATTTTGCAGATGGACGGGATAGTCAATACTTGCCAGATATGACTGTTAAAGTTCAGTCCCGACTTAGAGAAAATGAGCTTCATATGACCGATCTTTTGGCTGATGCCGGCTATTCTAACGGTCCTAACTACGAATTTTTAGAGCTAAAAAACATAACCGGATGGATACCGCCTTTCGGTATGTATAAAGCAGAAAGAGAAGGGTTTGCTTACGACAAAGAAAAGGATGAGTTTACCTGCACTATGGGAAAGACGATTTCCTTCAAAAGATTTGACCGAAATGCAGATGGGCGGTTGCAAAAGAGTTACCGGGCATCTCGAAAAGACTGTATTCCATGTGTTTTAAAAGAATCTTGCACTCCAAACTTGCCGTGTAAAAGAATACAAACCACTGCATATGACGAACCCTACCGAAGAGCTCACGACAGACAGCAAAGTAAACGGGGACACAGAATGAAAAAGTTACGTCAAAGTACAGTGGAGCCAGTCTTCGGCAGTTTGGTTTATCATTACGGATTGAAAAAATTAATGTGA
- a CDS encoding response regulator, translating into MDKNGPIIIIEDDPDDKFVLEEVFCELGYPNPRMYFTDGQSALDYLYTSKDLPFIIISDINLPQLNGLELRRKVQTDAELSLKCIPYVYFTTAINQQVVIDAYSTSAQGFFVKPGEYDEVKATIKVMIDYWKRCAAPNNF; encoded by the coding sequence ATGGATAAAAATGGCCCAATTATCATTATAGAAGATGACCCTGACGACAAATTCGTATTGGAAGAAGTTTTCTGTGAATTAGGATACCCTAATCCACGGATGTATTTTACGGATGGCCAATCGGCATTGGATTATCTTTATACCAGCAAAGACCTGCCTTTTATTATTATTTCAGATATTAACCTGCCACAGTTAAATGGATTAGAGCTTAGGAGAAAGGTACAGACCGACGCAGAACTCAGTCTTAAGTGCATTCCCTACGTTTACTTTACCACAGCGATCAATCAGCAGGTTGTTATTGACGCATATAGCACATCTGCACAAGGCTTTTTTGTTAAGCCAGGCGAATACGATGAAGTTAAGGCAACAATTAAAGTGATGATTGACTATTGGAAAAGGTGCGCGGCCCCTAATAATTTTTGA
- a CDS encoding CheR family methyltransferase → MNSIEPNHIVAIGASAGGLDELISFFENTPLDGVAYIVVQHLSADYESRLTEVLSRYSELTMVQAVEGTGIAANFVYVIPGDKFMTIKRGHLHLSDKTNVRGPHMTINTFLSSLAADYGPKAIGVILSGLGSDGSDGVKAIKKAGGMVVARNPETTEFSSMPSNAIATGMVDFIVEPEAMPGAIEEYVKREIELLAASISDGENMAGLIELISQQLPLDFSDYKQSTILRRIKRRAAYNNFEHLEAYLEFAKGSPDEIDALAKDFLISVTAFFRDTEAFDTLKKRVLPSIIKSLSTGQEIRIWVTGCATGEEAYSMAILVRELLGEKIQDHDVKIFATDIDTAALAHAGKGIYTAAVVAQMPQSYLEKYFVQEGEDYKVTAALRKMVIFSRHDLVKNPPYCNMHLISCRNLLIYITPTLQQKIYHMLLFGLKPEGYLFLGSSENPSPILKSLKVIDKNAKIYKKLDAIPSVNFETFTLPEYTYHKPASVGVSQPETNKIPDRTLDGAIHETIFNEDQSLLICVDENNRVLKSYGPTDKFLTQKILTSDLSELLPGPLNIAFKTACKKVNETHKKAVVTGVQIQQGQQTIKVTLSVSPMVFKGRPNGFLVVQFTEDEGSGLPASAMQFDEKLYLDDYTTFLEQENKELKEQLAAASEKLFALNENMQSFNEELLSANEEMQSTNEEMQSINEELHTINADYQLKNRELLELNDDLNNYFKSNINGQLFISSDLRLMRFSPGTVRHINLVESDIGRPISNISTNFRFETLSDDISHVLDNGYPITREIQANDGKWYQVMTMPYIQQLGNKRTGAIITFNEITSLKEIQHQLDKKNEILTRINGDLDNFVHTASHDLLGPLSNIGISIGLLTEMRADDVELKPILNIIGNSVNKFGALIKDIGTVAKIEDQALLTEMVNMNEILESILWSLGDKIKQTGAVITSDLKVSQILFSKKNLRSILFNLVSNAIKYRSEDTPVVTIQTLRVGEFTALTVQDNGTGIAEGDIDKIFHKYHRLQTDHEGQGIGLYLAKKIIDAAGGNIRVESALGTGSKFVIYFPVAGLQ, encoded by the coding sequence ATGAATTCAATTGAACCAAATCACATCGTTGCCATCGGCGCATCAGCCGGAGGACTGGATGAGCTGATTTCTTTTTTTGAGAATACACCCCTTGATGGTGTTGCCTACATTGTAGTCCAGCATTTATCCGCTGATTATGAAAGCAGGCTAACAGAAGTCCTCTCCCGGTACAGCGAGCTGACCATGGTGCAGGCAGTAGAAGGGACGGGCATTGCGGCCAATTTCGTCTATGTGATCCCCGGGGATAAATTTATGACCATTAAAAGGGGACACTTACATTTAAGTGATAAAACCAACGTGCGTGGCCCGCACATGACCATTAATACCTTCTTATCTTCCCTTGCCGCTGACTACGGCCCCAAGGCGATTGGCGTGATCCTGTCGGGCCTGGGCTCTGATGGCAGCGATGGCGTCAAGGCCATCAAAAAAGCAGGCGGGATGGTGGTTGCCCGAAACCCGGAAACTACTGAATTCAGCAGCATGCCTTCCAATGCCATTGCCACTGGAATGGTGGATTTCATTGTGGAGCCCGAGGCGATGCCTGGTGCCATCGAAGAATATGTCAAGCGGGAAATTGAACTACTTGCTGCCAGCATCTCTGATGGAGAAAACATGGCCGGTTTGATCGAGCTTATCAGCCAGCAGCTTCCACTGGATTTCTCAGATTACAAGCAGTCTACCATTTTGCGCCGGATTAAAAGAAGGGCGGCCTATAACAATTTCGAACACCTGGAAGCTTACCTGGAATTTGCCAAAGGTTCTCCAGATGAAATAGATGCGCTTGCCAAAGATTTCCTGATCAGCGTGACTGCTTTTTTCAGGGACACCGAAGCATTTGATACGCTAAAAAAACGGGTACTCCCTTCTATAATTAAAAGTCTTTCCACTGGCCAGGAGATCCGGATATGGGTTACTGGCTGCGCGACGGGCGAAGAAGCCTACTCGATGGCTATTCTGGTGCGAGAACTTTTGGGAGAAAAGATTCAAGACCATGATGTAAAAATCTTTGCTACCGATATTGACACTGCTGCCCTGGCGCATGCTGGCAAAGGCATTTACACTGCTGCTGTGGTGGCCCAAATGCCGCAATCCTACCTGGAAAAGTACTTTGTGCAGGAAGGGGAAGATTACAAGGTAACTGCTGCATTACGGAAGATGGTCATTTTTTCCAGGCACGATTTGGTAAAAAACCCGCCCTACTGCAATATGCATCTGATCAGCTGCCGCAACCTGCTGATTTACATTACCCCGACTTTGCAGCAGAAAATTTATCACATGCTCCTTTTCGGGCTTAAACCGGAGGGTTACCTGTTTTTAGGGTCTAGCGAGAACCCGTCGCCCATATTAAAAAGCCTTAAAGTCATTGATAAAAATGCAAAGATCTATAAAAAACTGGATGCTATCCCCTCGGTAAACTTTGAAACGTTTACACTGCCAGAATATACATACCATAAGCCGGCCAGCGTAGGGGTTTCTCAGCCAGAAACAAATAAAATTCCCGACCGCACCCTGGATGGGGCAATCCATGAAACCATCTTTAACGAAGACCAGAGCCTGCTGATTTGTGTTGATGAAAACAACAGGGTCCTTAAATCTTATGGCCCAACCGACAAGTTCCTTACCCAAAAGATTTTAACGTCAGATCTGTCCGAGCTTTTACCAGGCCCATTAAACATTGCCTTCAAGACAGCCTGCAAGAAGGTTAATGAAACCCATAAAAAAGCAGTGGTCACAGGGGTGCAGATCCAGCAGGGACAGCAGACAATCAAAGTAACCCTGTCGGTTAGCCCGATGGTCTTCAAAGGCCGGCCTAATGGGTTCCTGGTCGTACAGTTCACCGAAGATGAAGGTTCGGGCTTGCCAGCAAGCGCAATGCAGTTTGACGAGAAGCTCTATCTGGACGACTATACCACGTTTTTAGAGCAAGAAAACAAAGAGCTGAAAGAGCAACTGGCTGCTGCCAGCGAAAAGCTGTTTGCACTCAATGAGAATATGCAATCGTTTAATGAAGAACTACTCTCGGCTAACGAAGAAATGCAGAGTACCAATGAGGAAATGCAGTCCATCAATGAAGAGCTGCACACGATTAATGCAGATTACCAGTTAAAGAACCGCGAGCTCTTAGAGCTTAACGATGATCTGAACAATTATTTCAAAAGCAACATCAATGGCCAGCTCTTTATCAGCTCAGATCTTCGCCTGATGCGATTTTCGCCTGGGACCGTCCGGCATATTAACTTGGTTGAAAGCGACATTGGGCGTCCAATCAGTAATATCTCGACCAATTTCAGGTTCGAAACCCTTTCTGATGACATAAGTCATGTCCTGGACAACGGTTATCCTATAACCCGCGAAATCCAGGCCAATGATGGAAAATGGTACCAGGTCATGACGATGCCCTATATCCAGCAGCTTGGCAATAAAAGGACGGGTGCCATTATTACTTTCAATGAAATTACCAGCCTGAAAGAGATACAACACCAGCTGGACAAAAAGAATGAAATCCTGACCCGCATTAACGGCGACCTGGACAATTTTGTACATACGGCATCTCATGACCTGCTAGGACCGCTCAGTAATATAGGTATCAGTATCGGCCTATTAACTGAAATGCGGGCAGACGATGTAGAACTAAAACCGATTTTAAACATTATCGGCAATTCAGTTAATAAGTTCGGGGCCCTGATCAAGGACATTGGTACAGTAGCCAAAATTGAAGACCAGGCTCTTTTGACTGAGATGGTTAATATGAATGAAATTTTGGAAAGCATCCTGTGGAGCCTGGGCGATAAGATCAAGCAGACCGGCGCGGTGATCACAAGCGATTTGAAAGTGAGTCAAATCCTTTTTTCTAAAAAGAACCTGAGAAGCATCTTGTTCAACTTGGTGTCAAATGCGATCAAGTACCGATCAGAGGATACACCTGTTGTCACCATTCAAACTTTGCGTGTCGGTGAATTCACTGCCCTGACAGTCCAGGATAATGGGACTGGCATAGCCGAAGGCGACATTGATAAAATCTTTCACAAATACCACAGGCTCCAAACTGATCATGAAGGGCAGGGCATAGGGCTTTATCTGGCAAAGAAAATAATCGATGCTGCCGGTGGCAATATCCGGGTTGAAAGCGCACTCGGTACGGGAAGCAAATTTGTGATCTATTTCCCGGTAGCCGGGCTGCAATAA
- a CDS encoding chemotaxis protein CheB, protein MAKNKFSPSEKVVVIGTSAGGLNALKILINQLQEDFPAPILVVQHISADATGDVFLDVLNKQTNIHCQHAVNGESLKNGHLYLAPSDHHLMIGDDQKILVTKGAQENRSRPAIDPLFRSAAVVFGSKVIGVLLTGYLDDGTAGMIAIKRCGGTCIVQDPADAEYPDMPANAIKQVEVDFCLPLMEMGGLLYQLLAAKPEKSRPIPKDIMIEAKIAKRVLSDLPAVNSLGDQVPFNCPGCGGVLWKVDKGPLTRYRCHTGHAYTAQALIAEQTLKIEETMWTALRMFEERRNLLTTFAKEQTGAIKKSALERAELSLVHIDRIKAILLADDKGTAQDTPT, encoded by the coding sequence ATGGCAAAAAACAAATTTTCCCCGTCAGAAAAAGTTGTAGTCATCGGCACGTCTGCTGGCGGCCTTAATGCATTGAAAATATTAATAAACCAATTGCAAGAAGATTTTCCAGCGCCGATACTGGTTGTCCAGCATATTTCAGCGGACGCGACGGGGGACGTTTTTTTAGACGTGCTTAACAAGCAAACCAATATCCACTGTCAGCATGCGGTAAATGGGGAAAGCCTTAAAAATGGGCATTTGTACCTGGCACCGTCTGATCATCATTTGATGATTGGTGATGACCAGAAGATCCTGGTTACCAAAGGAGCGCAGGAAAACCGCTCCCGGCCGGCGATTGATCCATTGTTCAGGTCGGCGGCCGTTGTTTTCGGTAGCAAGGTGATTGGGGTTCTGTTAACGGGTTATCTGGATGACGGAACGGCCGGGATGATTGCTATCAAGCGGTGCGGCGGGACCTGCATAGTTCAAGATCCGGCAGATGCAGAATATCCTGATATGCCTGCCAATGCTATTAAACAGGTGGAAGTCGATTTTTGCTTGCCTCTTATGGAAATGGGCGGTTTACTGTATCAGCTCCTGGCGGCAAAACCAGAAAAAAGCAGGCCGATCCCCAAAGATATAATGATCGAAGCAAAGATTGCCAAACGCGTGTTAAGCGATTTACCTGCTGTCAATTCCCTGGGAGATCAGGTTCCGTTTAATTGCCCTGGCTGTGGTGGTGTGCTATGGAAAGTGGACAAAGGCCCTCTGACACGCTACCGCTGCCATACAGGTCATGCTTATACCGCGCAGGCTTTGATCGCCGAGCAAACCTTGAAGATCGAAGAGACGATGTGGACGGCGCTCCGGATGTTTGAAGAAAGAAGGAACCTTTTGACCACTTTTGCAAAAGAGCAAACCGGGGCAATCAAGAAGTCGGCGCTCGAACGGGCAGAGCTTTCCCTGGTGCACATTGACCGGATTAAGGCGATCCTGCTTGCTGATGACAAGGGGACTGCTCAGGATACACCCACTTAA
- a CDS encoding response regulator, translating into MNKKGPIVIIEDDMDDQDILSEIFKELNYENELVFFGDGVQALEYLTHINIEPFLVLSDINMPKLNGMELYEKIHNNEDLRLKSIPYLFFSTSAEQKHVIEAYSRSIQGFFIKPSNYDRLKEMIAKIVEYWQECESPKYIKNAQ; encoded by the coding sequence ATGAATAAAAAAGGACCTATTGTAATTATAGAAGATGACATGGACGACCAGGATATCCTGTCTGAAATATTCAAAGAATTGAATTATGAGAATGAGCTGGTTTTCTTTGGAGACGGTGTTCAAGCTTTGGAATACTTGACACATATAAATATTGAACCTTTTCTTGTTCTTTCTGACATTAACATGCCAAAATTAAATGGGATGGAACTGTATGAAAAAATTCATAACAATGAAGATTTGAGACTCAAATCCATCCCATATCTTTTCTTTTCTACCAGTGCCGAACAAAAGCATGTGATCGAGGCGTATTCAAGGTCGATTCAGGGATTCTTTATCAAACCAAGTAATTATGATAGATTAAAAGAAATGATAGCAAAGATTGTGGAGTACTGGCAAGAATGTGAATCACCAAAATATATCAAAAATGCTCAGTAA